From Cellulomonas chengniuliangii, the proteins below share one genomic window:
- a CDS encoding thymidine kinase codes for MAELAFFSGTMDCGKSTLALQMHHNHAARGRDGLLFTSHDRSGEDRLSSRLGLSVPAFEVTPATDFWSEVVERRTHGRAVDYLICDEAQFYTAEQVDQLGRVVDDLGADVFAFGITTDFRTRLFPGSARLLALADRVEVLQVQALCWCGARATHNARTVGGVMVVEGEQVVVGDVDATSDEVGYEVLCRRHHVRRQTARSMRAAAPSPQTLGMLPEVPGPAPAA; via the coding sequence ATGGCTGAGCTGGCCTTCTTCTCGGGCACCATGGACTGCGGCAAGTCGACCCTGGCCCTGCAGATGCACCACAACCACGCGGCGCGCGGCCGCGACGGGCTGCTGTTCACCTCGCACGACCGCTCGGGGGAGGACCGCCTGTCTTCGCGCCTCGGCCTGAGCGTGCCCGCGTTCGAGGTCACACCGGCCACAGACTTCTGGTCCGAGGTCGTCGAGCGGCGGACGCACGGCCGGGCCGTGGACTACCTGATCTGCGACGAGGCCCAGTTCTACACGGCGGAGCAGGTCGACCAACTGGGCCGTGTCGTGGACGACCTCGGCGCCGACGTCTTCGCGTTCGGCATCACGACCGACTTCCGCACCCGGCTGTTCCCCGGGTCGGCCCGTCTTCTGGCGCTGGCCGACCGCGTCGAGGTGCTGCAGGTCCAGGCCTTGTGCTGGTGCGGGGCCCGCGCGACGCACAATGCCCGGACCGTGGGCGGGGTGATGGTCGTCGAGGGCGAGCAGGTGGTGGTCGGCGACGTGGACGCGACGTCGGACGAGGTCGGCTACGAGGTGCTGTGCCGGCGCCACCACGTGCGCCGTCAGACGGCGCGCAGCATGCGGGCCGCCGCGCCGTCGCCTCAGACGCTGGGCATGCTGCCCGAGGTTCCAGGCCCCGCGCCTGCCGCCTGA